The following are encoded in a window of Phaseolus vulgaris cultivar G19833 chromosome 3, P. vulgaris v2.0, whole genome shotgun sequence genomic DNA:
- the LOC137839006 gene encoding transcription factor MYB106-like, with protein MGRKAYCEKLGLKKGRWTPEEDKKLLDYVGKHGHRNWHFVPAKAGLERCGKSCRLRWINYLKPDIKRGNFSTEEEHTIIQLHALLGNKWSIIAAHLPQRTDNEIKNYWKTNIKKRLIRMSLDPITITHKTIKQNTFEGCGDGQDQSKDTINITHVAQWERARFETEARGSMLQVGSGSSNLSGLILSKIPTQPCLSSHSVSTEHKRVHNMYALVLTTNHDFRSSVSTLSIPKLPAVSNIPQITNTESLLTYKADNNVMEGCVSNLQDDDIMLAVEAFRTARSESIEELFNEFTSM; from the exons ATGGGAAGGAAGGCATATTGTGAGAAGCTAGGGCTGAAGAAAGGACGATGGACACCAGAAGAAGACAAGAAGCTCCTCGACTACGTTGGGAAGCATGGCCATCGAAACTGGCATTTTGTGCCTGCCAAAGCGG GTCTTGAAAGATGTGGAAAGAGTTGCAGATTGAGGTGGATTAACTATCTCAAACCTGATATAAAACGAGGAAACTTCAGCACGGAGGAAGAACACACCATTATTCAACTTCATGCTCTTCTTGGAAACAA ATGGTCCATCATAGCAGCCCACCTGCCCCAAAGAACAGACAATGAGATCAAGAACTACTGGAAAACCAACATCAAGAAAAGACTCATCAGAATGAGCTTAGATCCCATTACCATTACCCACAAAACAATAAAACAGAACACATTTGAAGGCTGTGGTGATGGCCAAGACCAGTCCAAGGACACCATCAATATCACGCACGTGGCTCAGTGGGAGAGGGCCCGATTTGAAACTGAAGCCAGAGGATCTATGTTGCAAGTTGGATCTGGATCCTCAAATCTCTCTGGGCTAATCTTAAGCAAGATTCCAACTCAACCTTGTCTTTCATCACATTCAGTGTCCACCGAACACAAGAGAGTGCATAACATGTATGCCCTCGTGCTTACCACAAATCATGATTTTAGGTCATCTGTATCCACTTTGAGCATTCCCAAGCTTCCTGCAGTTTCTAATATTCCACAAATCACCAACACAGAAAGTTTACTTACATATAAGGCTGACAATAATGTCATGGAAGGCTGTGTTTCAAACTTACAAGATGATGACATTATGCTGGCTGTGGAAGCATTTAGAACAGCAAGGTCTGAGAGTATTGAAGAGCTGTTCAATGAGTTTACTTCCATGTAG